A region from the Cydia amplana chromosome 7, ilCydAmpl1.1, whole genome shotgun sequence genome encodes:
- the LOC134649702 gene encoding uncharacterized protein K02A2.6-like encodes MEHARPPTELTLEGGPANRADSWRKWLKQFKVFLKASGVNKETSDVQASLLLNLIGSEGYDVYTTFKFDKEEDRDDITKLIGKFDQHFGTKTNVIMLRFKFFTRTQEPGEGIDEYVTALRIISQQCEFDKLEDGLLRDRIVCGIKDSVVRDRLLRTDGLTLEKAIRICQSGEITSEENREIEGVKKESVNSMAVDALRNRSGYGRGSARRGWRGGRGGGARAPGGGVGGAGAASGGAGAAGSARERLCASCAESYCDGGARCAAKSVKCFLCGNRGHFKKVCPGRKSNKVYQLQEDNDELYYLDTIDNVDHIEDSEWYESLPLLCSDKLVRHKFKLDTGADLNVISKSNFLKLGFCLSDLSADNVKAQSYSRHYIPFIGSCIIKCIYKQQEFMLKFVIADNDNQSILGKYALRELGLIKRVYSLNVDDFADLFSGLGKLPGQYKIPIESDACPCICPVRKIPLGVRDQLLTELTRMENLGVIRKVTHPTSWVNAIVMVAKKDGSFRVCLDPRPLNRVIRRQHYPLPTVTEIASKLKGARYFSKLDARSGFWMIQLDDDSADLCTFGTPYGRYQFLRLPYGINSASEVFHSKIRQLLEDLEGVDSFVDDVIVWGATEEEHDGRLRILLERARQVGIKFNKEKCEFCVSEVTYLGHTFNSEGVKIDDKKLKAIKEMPSPSDRQSLERFLGMINYVAKFIPCYSEQVAPLRNLLKKDNEWCWGECSERVVRALKQALCEAPVLALFAPDRPCVLSVDASSQALGAVILQQERPVEFASATLTDTQQRYAQIEKEMLAIVFALERFHQYVYGKSDVVVETDHKPLEALFKKSLDAVPARLQRMMLRVQRYDFSVVYKPGKYMFIADTLSRAALPDLMSDKVSQEVDDQTCFLLRSVRISDNKMDTIRQFTRNDKVCQVLINYIKKGWPNSKHESDESVRALWDGRECFEYTDGVLFKNNLVYIPTGLRSEMVSRVHEGHLGIDRCKRRAREVMWWPGMSRDVERAVRRCRTCAQHAPAPQREPMVPHLIPGLPWAKVGSDIFEYKSKNYLLLVDYFSNFVEVCPLKSINSTAVVLALKDQFARHGIPVELISDNGPAYSSKEFKKFAEVWDFRHSTSSPNYAQSNGRSERAVRTIKMTLKKSLDSGSDFYLGLLNFRATPRDGIASPAQLLMGRRLNTRLPVHETKLVPDRDNTVDYDNIVRNQARSKQWHDERARALPELQPGDDVIALDGRGGRRRAARVTGRAAQPRSYFVTDASGKRYRRNRRHLIKLQPEDASPTSSHHEILDGDDAGCSSDDSVYDDVGESLDTAPDTAVQDTRSQTGQPVLSGPNENSNQRLPRAAAIEAKKKLKQ; translated from the coding sequence ATGGAGCACGCGCGTCCTCCTACGGAATTAACCTTAGAAGGCGGCCCGGCGAATCGTGCTGATTCATGGCGCAAATGGTTAAAGcagtttaaagtgtttttaaagGCATCTGGTGTAAACAAGGAAACTTCGGATGTACAAGCGagtttattattaaatctaaTCGGGTCCGAGGGATACGATGTGTACACTACGTTCAAGTTTGATAAGGAGGAGGATCGCGACGACATAACCAAGTTGATCGGAAAGTTTGATCAACATTTTGGCACGAAAACAAATGTTATTATGCTGCGATTTAAGTTTTTCACACGTACTCAAGAGCCGGGCGAAGGTATCGATGAATATGTAACCGCTTTGCGGATCATTAGTCAACAGTGTGAGTTTGATAAACTCGAAGATGGCTTGCTACGCGATCGCATCGTGTGCGGGATTAAGGATAGCGTAGTACGGGATAGACTCTTGCGCACAGACGGGTTGACATTAGAAAAAGCTATACGAATATGTCAGTCGGGTGAAATAACAAGTGAGGAGAACCGGGAGATCGAAGGCGTGAAGAAGGAGTCGGTGAACAGCATGGCGGTAGATGCGTTAAGAAATCGCTCGGGCTATGGGCGTGGGTCGGCGCGTCGTGGCTGGCGCGGAGGCCGCggaggcggcgcgcgcgcgcctggcggcggcgtcggcggcgccggcgcggcatCCGGCGGCGCGGGAGCGGCCGGGAGCGCTAGGGAGCGATTGTGTGCATCGTGTGCTGAAAGTTATTGCGACGGCGGGGCCCGTTGCGCGGCTAAAAGTGTAAAGTGTTTTTTGTGCGGAAACAGAGGTCATTTTAAAAAAGTGTGTCCGGGGCGTAAATCAAACAAAGTGTATCAACTACAGGAGGACAATGACGAGCTGTATTATTTGGACACTATCGATAATGTCGATCACATCGAGGACTCTGAGTGGTATGAATCATTACCGTTACTTTGTTCGGATAAATTAGTAAGACATAAATTTAAGTTGGATACTGGCGCAGATCTTAATGTCATATCTAAATCTAATTTTCTGAAATTAGGCTTCTGTCTTTCGGATTTAAGCGCCGACAATGTAAAAGCGCAATCGTATTCTCGCCATTATATTCCCTTTATAGGCTCGTGTATTATTAAATGCATATACAAACAGCAGGAATTTATGTTGAAATTTGTTATAGCTGATAATGATAATCAAAGTATTCTTGGAAAATACGCTCTGAGAGAATTAGGCCTAATAAAGCGTGTCTATTCGCTAAACGTCGACGACTTTGCTGATTTGTTCAGTGGCCTAGGTAAACTTCCGGGTCAATATAAGATACCTATTGAAAGCGACGCGTGTCCATGCATTTGCCCTGTACGCAAAATACCGTTAGGTGTCAGGGATCAGCTGTTGACCGAGTTGACTCGCATGGAGAATTTAGGTGTCATACGTAAGGTTACGCACCCCACATCGTGGGTAAATGCTATAGTTATGGTTGCAAAGAAAGATGGGAGTTTTCGAGTGTGCCTCGATCCACGACCTTTGAACCGCGTTATACGTCGTCAGCACTATCCGTTGCCCACAGTAACGGAGATAGCGTCAAAGTTAAAGGGGGCGCGTTATTTCAGTAAGTTAGATGCCAGGTCCGGGTTCTGGATGATCCAGTTAGACGACGACAGTGCTGATCTGTGCACATTTGGTACGCCATATGGTAGGTATCAATTTTTACGTTTACCATATGGAATTAATTCGGCTTCTGAAGTGTTTCACAGCAAAATAAGGCAGCTGCTGGAGGACCTCGAAGGTGTCGATTCGTTCGTCGACGACGTTATCGTATGGGGAGCTACGGAGGAAGAGCATGACGGCCGGTTACGAATTTTGCTCGAAAGAGCGAgacaagtaggtataaaatttaataaagaaaaatgtgaattttgTGTGAGTGAGGTAACATATTTAGGTCATACTTTTAATTCGGAGGGGGTTAAAATCGAtgacaaaaaattaaaagctataaaagaaATGCCCAGCCCCAGTGACAGGCAATCTTTAGAAAGGTTTTTAGGTATGATCAATTATGTTGCCAAATTCATTCCATGTTACTCGGAACAAGTAGCTCCACTTAGAAACCTCCTTAAAAAAGACAACGAGTGGTGCTGGGGTGAGTGCTCGGAGCGCGTGGTGCGCGCGCTGAAGCAGGCGCTGTGTGAGGCGCCGGTGCTGGCGCTGTTCGCGCCGGATCGTCCCTGCGTGCTTTCCGTAGATGCGAGTAGCCAGGCTCTAGGGGCTGTTATCCTGCAGCAGGAGCGTCCGGTTGAGTTTGCTTCCGCCACACTCACCGACACGCAGCAACGCTACGCGCAGATCGAGAAAGAGATGCTGGCGATTGTATTCGCACTCGAAAGGTTCCACCAATATGTATACGGGAAATCAGACGTGGTAGTTGAAACGGACCACAAACCCTTGGAAGCGCTGTTTAAGAAGTCCCTTGACGCTGTACCGGCTCGGCTGCAGCGTATGATGTTGCGGGTTCAGAGGTATGATTTTTCTGTTGTTTACAAACCCGGAAAGTACATGTTCATCGCGGATACTTTGTCACGTGCGGCCCTTCCAGACTTAATGAGCGATAAGGTCTCACAGGAAGTTGACGATCAAACCTGTTTCCTGTTACGGTCGGTGCGCATAAGTGATAATAAGATGGATACAATAAGACAATTCACTCGCAATGACAAGGTATGCCAAGTTTTAATAAATTACATCAAAAAGGGGTGGCCAAACTCAAAACATGAGTCTGATGAATCTGTGCGAGCATTATGGGACGGCAGGGAATGTTTTGAATACACAGACGGCGTGTTATTCAAAAACAATCTGGTGTACATTCCGACCGGTCTCCGATCAGAGATGGTATCCCGGGTGCACGAGGGCCACCTCGGCATAGACCGGTGCAAGCGGCGCGCCAGGGAGGTGATGTGGTGGCCGGGCATGTCGCGTGACGTCGAGCGCGCCGTGCGCCGCTGCCGCACCTGCGCGCAGCACGCGCCCGCGCCGCAGCGGGAGCCGATGGTGCCGCACCTCATACCGGGCTTACCATGGGCCAAGGTTGGTTCGGACATTTTTGAGTACAAGAGTAAAAACTACTTGCTCTTAGTCGACTACTTTTCAAACTTTGTCGAGGTATGTCCCTTAAAGTCTATAAATTCAACCGCCGTAGTGCTAGCACTAAAGGATCAATTTGCCCGACACGGAATTCCAGTGGAGCTCATCTCAGATAACGGCCCAGCCTATTCGTCGAAGGAATTCAAGAAATTTGCCGAAGTCTGGGACTTCCGGCACTCCACGTCGTCACCTAACTACGCTCAGTCAAACGGTCGCAGCGAACGAGCGGTAAGGACGATTAAAATGaccttaaaaaaatcattggaCTCGGGTTCAGACTTCTATTTAGGCTTATTGAATTTTAGAGCCACGCCGCGGGATGGAATCGCAAGTCCCGCACAACTCCTAATGGGTAGGAGATTAAATACGCGATTACCAGTTCACGAGACTAAATTAGTACCGGATAGGGACAACACGGTTGATTATGATAATATAGTGCGTAATCAGGCGCGGAGTAAACAATGGCACGACGAGCGGGCGCGAGCACTGCCGGAGCTGCAGCCAGGTGATGACGTCATCGCACTGGACGGCCGCGGCGgtcggcggcgcgcggcgcgggtgACGGGCCGGGCAGCACAGCCGCGATCGTACTTCGTAACGGATGCCTCAGGCAAGCGTTACCGAAGAAATAGGCGACATCTGATTAAGCTGCAACCCGAAGATGCGTCTCCCACATCATCTCATCACGAGATATTGGACGGTGATGATGCAGGGTGTTCTAGTGATGACAGTGTTTACGACGACGTAGGAGAGTCACTCGATACGGCCCCCGACACCGCGGTGCAGGACACGCGTTCGCAGACCGGTCAGCCTGTTCTTTCAGGGCCTAATGAAAACAGCAATCAGCGCTTACCGCGGGCTGCTGCAATCGAGGCTAAGAAAAAGTTAAAGCAATAA